In Helicobacter bilis, a genomic segment contains:
- the ftsZ gene encoding cell division protein FtsZ: protein MNNNEVDLREIPNEEIGHAPVITVVGVGGGGNNTIRHLKNKGTFSSIRLMIANTDLQHMHNSPVSNHIVLGRKLTKGLGAGMKPEKGKQAAEESYDDIKQALQGSDLIIIAAGLGGGTGTGAAPVFAKAAQETGALTIGVVTKPFAYEGSRRAKLAEEGLKELHEVCDSIVVIPNTKLLSVIGKNTGYKESMSYVDDVVARAVNGISSVILNNSDEGINVDFEDLRTVMSHRGLALMGIGEGQGENAADDAITNAIHSPLFDNMSINGSMGVIVNYEFNSNFPFVAISESMAIIQEAARDDADIIFGTMPRDDFEMDKVRVSIIATGFETNKQQEIPAKPQVATQVAQPQQEVAGQQAQKEPNLFTSTPDIFVHRATKISSGDYDDDDLDTPTYIRNQKD, encoded by the coding sequence ATGAATAACAATGAAGTAGATTTACGAGAAATACCAAACGAAGAAATAGGACATGCTCCAGTTATAACAGTTGTCGGTGTAGGTGGTGGTGGCAATAATACTATTCGCCATTTAAAGAATAAAGGCACTTTTTCAAGCATTCGTTTAATGATAGCAAACACTGATTTGCAGCACATGCACAATAGTCCTGTGTCAAATCATATTGTTTTAGGTAGAAAGCTTACAAAAGGCTTAGGTGCAGGTATGAAACCTGAAAAAGGTAAACAAGCCGCAGAAGAGAGTTATGATGATATTAAACAAGCGCTTCAAGGCTCTGATCTTATCATCATTGCCGCTGGACTAGGTGGTGGGACTGGGACTGGTGCTGCCCCTGTTTTTGCAAAAGCCGCACAAGAGACTGGTGCATTAACTATTGGCGTTGTTACAAAACCTTTTGCCTATGAGGGCAGTCGCCGTGCGAAGTTGGCAGAAGAGGGCTTAAAAGAGTTGCATGAAGTTTGTGATTCTATCGTTGTTATTCCTAATACAAAACTGCTTAGTGTAATCGGTAAAAATACAGGTTATAAAGAAAGCATGAGTTATGTTGATGATGTTGTAGCGCGTGCGGTGAATGGAATCTCAAGTGTGATTTTAAATAACTCTGATGAGGGAATCAATGTGGATTTTGAAGACTTACGCACGGTTATGAGTCACAGAGGTTTAGCATTAATGGGTATAGGTGAAGGGCAGGGTGAGAATGCCGCTGATGATGCAATCACCAATGCAATACATTCACCACTTTTTGACAATATGTCTATTAATGGTTCTATGGGTGTGATTGTGAATTATGAGTTTAACTCTAATTTCCCATTTGTTGCGATTTCAGAATCTATGGCAATCATTCAAGAAGCCGCAAGAGACGATGCGGATATTATTTTCGGGACTATGCCACGAGATGATTTTGAGATGGATAAAGTGCGTGTTTCTATTATCGCAACAGGCTTTGAAACAAATAAACAGCAAGAGATTCCAGCAAAGCCACAAGTTGCAACGCAGGTAGCACAACCACAACAAGAAGTAGCAGGGCAGCAGGCACAAAAAGAACCGAATCTATTCACTTCTACACCAGATATTTTTGTGCATAGAGCGACAAAAATTAGCAGTGGCGATTATGATGACGATGATTTGGACACGCCAACATATATTAGAAACCAAAAAGATTAA
- a CDS encoding amino acid ABC transporter ATP-binding protein: MDLIHHHETGEVLLETRNLYKSFNNKTQGKIQILKGINFSLRESEVVSIIGPSGCGKSTFLRCLNGLESIDSGEIIFDGKAIQANSNWRVLRQQIGMVFQSYELFPHLSVLDNVLLAPCKILKKTKESATEDALKWLKRVGLEEKIHHYPRDLSGGQKQRVAIVRSLCMNPKVMLFDEVTASLDPEMIKEVLEVIKSLAIDGMSMVIVTHQMRFAEAISHRVMFFDGGVVAEEGQAQEFFKAPKTKRAKQFLTIFDFE; this comes from the coding sequence ATGGATTTGATACACCATCATGAAACTGGTGAAGTTTTACTAGAAACTCGCAATTTATACAAATCATTTAACAACAAAACACAAGGTAAAATTCAGATTCTAAAAGGTATTAACTTTTCTCTTAGAGAAAGCGAAGTTGTTTCAATTATCGGTCCTAGTGGTTGCGGTAAAAGCACTTTTTTACGATGTTTGAATGGGCTTGAAAGTATTGATTCTGGGGAAATTATCTTCGATGGAAAAGCAATTCAAGCAAACTCAAATTGGCGTGTGTTGCGGCAACAAATTGGTATGGTTTTTCAAAGTTATGAGCTTTTTCCACATTTAAGTGTGCTTGATAATGTATTATTGGCACCTTGTAAAATACTTAAAAAAACCAAAGAAAGTGCCACAGAAGACGCACTAAAATGGCTAAAGCGAGTTGGATTAGAAGAAAAAATACATCATTATCCACGAGATCTAAGCGGCGGACAGAAACAAAGAGTAGCAATCGTTCGTAGTCTTTGTATGAATCCAAAAGTTATGCTTTTTGATGAAGTAACTGCAAGTCTAGACCCAGAAATGATAAAAGAAGTGCTTGAAGTTATAAAGTCGTTGGCAATTGATGGCATGAGTATGGTTATTGTAACTCATCAAATGCGATTTGCTGAAGCAATCAGTCATAGAGTTATGTTTTTTGATGGTGGTGTTGTGGCTGAAGAGGGTCAGGCACAAGAGTTCTTTAAAGCACCAAAAACAAAAAGAGCCAAACAATTTTTAACAATTTTTGATTTTGAGTGA